The Clostridium chauvoei genome has a window encoding:
- a CDS encoding aminoacyl-histidine dipeptidase — protein sequence MNILQNIEPHDVFRYFEEISRIPRGSGNEKGISDYLVKVAKNLNLQVIQDEALNVIIKKPGTKGYENSQTVIIQGHMDMVCEKNKGTDHDFEKDPLNLRVIDDMVYATDTTLGADNGIAIAYALALLDSKDIPHPPLEVLVTTDEETGMSGAMAISKEHIDGKLLINLDNEEEGDLLVSCAGGIRSKFIVEIEEEVANEDTILLELTVRGLKGGHSGMEINKERGNSNKIMGRILKDLISEVDFRLVSLNGGSKDNAIPREMDTVISISKSDEDRVKSLVEKWQEILLNELKAQDSGIKVNADNFNEKVEKVFSKETTEKVVNLLYLIPNGINTRSVEIEGLVESSTNIGVVKTIGNQVTFDSAIRSSVASLKDEIILRSKTIAELLNVKFQTSARYPEWQYNSESKLRELCKDVYKKMYGKEANIVAIHAGVECGLFNERLGGLDMISFGPNLYDVHTPQEHMSIESVKNVWEYLKEVLKALK from the coding sequence ATGAATATTTTACAGAATATAGAACCACATGATGTTTTTAGATATTTTGAAGAAATTTCAAGAATACCTAGAGGGTCAGGAAATGAAAAAGGTATAAGTGATTATTTAGTTAAAGTTGCAAAAAATTTAAATTTACAAGTTATTCAAGATGAAGCTTTAAATGTTATTATAAAAAAACCTGGAACAAAAGGATATGAAAATTCACAAACTGTAATTATTCAAGGACATATGGATATGGTTTGTGAAAAAAATAAAGGAACTGACCATGATTTTGAGAAGGATCCATTAAATTTAAGAGTTATAGATGATATGGTATATGCTACAGACACTACTTTAGGAGCTGATAATGGAATAGCTATTGCATATGCATTAGCATTATTAGATTCAAAAGACATTCCACATCCACCATTAGAAGTTTTAGTTACAACTGATGAAGAAACAGGAATGTCAGGTGCTATGGCTATTTCAAAAGAACATATCGATGGAAAGCTTCTAATAAATTTAGATAATGAAGAAGAAGGCGATTTATTAGTTAGTTGTGCTGGTGGAATAAGAAGTAAATTTATAGTAGAAATAGAAGAAGAAGTTGCTAATGAAGATACTATTCTTTTAGAACTTACAGTAAGAGGACTAAAAGGTGGTCATTCAGGTATGGAGATAAATAAAGAAAGAGGAAACTCCAACAAAATAATGGGAAGAATTCTAAAAGATTTAATTTCAGAAGTAGATTTTAGATTAGTATCATTAAATGGTGGATCTAAAGACAATGCAATTCCAAGAGAAATGGATACAGTAATTTCTATTTCAAAATCTGATGAAGATAGAGTTAAATCCTTAGTTGAAAAGTGGCAAGAAATTTTATTAAATGAATTAAAAGCTCAAGACTCTGGAATTAAAGTTAACGCAGATAATTTTAATGAAAAAGTAGAAAAAGTATTTTCTAAAGAAACTACTGAAAAAGTAGTAAATCTTTTATATTTAATACCAAATGGAATAAACACTAGAAGTGTTGAAATAGAAGGCTTAGTAGAAAGTTCAACCAATATTGGAGTAGTTAAAACAATAGGAAATCAAGTTACTTTTGATAGTGCAATAAGAAGTTCAGTTGCATCATTAAAGGATGAAATAATATTAAGAAGTAAAACTATAGCTGAATTATTAAATGTAAAATTCCAAACAAGTGCAAGATATCCAGAATGGCAATATAATAGTGAGTCTAAATTAAGAGAGCTATGTAAAGATGTATATAAGAAAATGTATGGAAAAGAAGCTAATATAGTAGCTATTCATGCAGGTGTAGAATGTGGATTATTTAATGAAAGACTAGGTGGGTTAGATATGATAAGCTTCGGGCCTAACCTTTATGATGTTCATACACCACAGGAACATATGAGCATAGAATCAGTTAAGAATGTTTGGGAATATTTAAAAGAAGTGTTAAAAGCTTTAAAATAA
- a CDS encoding SPOR domain-containing protein gives MRYTKYQYKKKKNGIGFATSIIMTIVAAGIIGLVIAKIIFKFIPVKEDGSINTVIETPTQQQVTVEEGKEETFSFVQCGLFSKEDNAKKALSDVGGDYNSFILADDSKFRVSAGIFDEEQGNKVSEELTKKGVTNAQMKFVLNKGDEVQSQIAAITDGYLDIINALNDKEVKAVKTTDFKTWTKDLPEIKEGENFELVNEFKEHIGALPDELKKVNVIVELQYIYTILVKYKK, from the coding sequence ATGAGGTACACCAAATATCAATACAAGAAAAAGAAAAATGGAATAGGTTTTGCTACATCCATAATCATGACTATAGTGGCAGCTGGAATTATTGGATTAGTAATAGCAAAGATAATATTTAAGTTTATTCCAGTAAAAGAAGATGGATCTATAAATACTGTAATAGAAACACCTACTCAGCAGCAAGTAACAGTAGAAGAGGGGAAAGAAGAAACTTTTAGTTTTGTACAATGTGGATTATTTTCTAAAGAAGATAATGCTAAAAAAGCTTTAAGTGATGTAGGAGGTGACTATAATTCTTTTATATTAGCAGATGATTCGAAATTTAGAGTTTCAGCAGGAATATTTGATGAAGAGCAAGGTAACAAAGTATCTGAAGAACTAACTAAAAAAGGAGTAACAAATGCTCAAATGAAATTTGTATTAAACAAAGGTGATGAAGTTCAAAGTCAAATAGCTGCAATTACTGATGGATATTTAGATATTATAAACGCTTTAAATGATAAAGAAGTAAAGGCGGTAAAAACTACTGATTTTAAAACATGGACAAAAGATTTACCTGAAATAAAGGAAGGGGAAAATTTTGAATTAGTAAACGAATTTAAAGAACATATAGGAGCATTACCAGACGAATTGAAAAAAGTAAACGTTATTGTAGAATTACAGTATATTTACACTATATTAGTAAAATATAAAAAGTAA